In Haloarcula salinisoli, one genomic interval encodes:
- a CDS encoding TetR/AcrR family transcriptional regulator produces MTSPDMDPDARESVAVAVQRALAQHGYERLTTAKIAEEYENSEAGLYYYFDTKDEMIAAFLDRAADYLSEDLLGVDADDPEAALRDACDFLFRTPEHDYAGIAVAIMELLSHAPYNETLRAPLLELETACLDALTDIVAAGVEQGVFRPVEPRATAAFLLAAADGSTGMAVALEMDVNDDLRQGWTAYVDSLVAEPTD; encoded by the coding sequence ATGACGAGCCCCGATATGGACCCGGACGCTCGTGAGAGCGTCGCCGTCGCGGTCCAGCGAGCCCTCGCTCAGCACGGCTACGAGCGGCTGACCACGGCGAAAATCGCCGAGGAGTACGAGAACAGCGAGGCGGGGCTCTACTACTACTTCGACACGAAAGACGAGATGATTGCGGCCTTCCTCGACCGCGCCGCCGACTACCTGAGCGAGGACCTATTGGGGGTCGACGCCGACGACCCGGAAGCGGCGTTGCGTGACGCCTGTGACTTCCTCTTTCGGACCCCCGAACACGACTACGCTGGTATCGCCGTCGCCATCATGGAGCTGCTCTCGCACGCGCCGTACAACGAGACGCTCCGGGCGCCGCTGCTGGAGCTGGAGACGGCGTGTCTGGACGCGCTGACCGATATCGTCGCCGCCGGGGTCGAGCAGGGTGTGTTCCGGCCCGTCGAGCCACGCGCGACCGCCGCGTTCCTGCTGGCGGCGGCCGACGGGTCGACGGGTATGGCCGTCGCACTCGAGATGGACGTCAATGACGACCTCCGTCAGGGGTGGACGGCGTACGTCGACAGCCTGGTCGCCGAGCCCACCGACTGA
- a CDS encoding thiol-disulfide oxidoreductase DCC family protein, which yields MSDGGDHPVLLFDGVCNLCNGVVQFIIPRDPEGRIRFAPLQSAAGKALLSGHGLPPSDLDSVVLVADGEVYRKSNAVIRVAELLGWPYRAAAVGRAVPESVRDTLYDVIAANRYDVFGRKDQCMLPDDDVSDRFLD from the coding sequence GTGAGCGACGGTGGCGACCACCCCGTCTTGCTGTTCGACGGCGTCTGCAATCTCTGTAACGGCGTCGTCCAGTTTATCATCCCGCGTGACCCCGAGGGCCGAATCCGCTTCGCCCCGTTGCAGTCGGCGGCGGGGAAGGCGTTGCTGTCGGGCCACGGGCTCCCGCCGAGTGACCTCGACAGCGTCGTCCTCGTCGCGGACGGCGAGGTGTACCGGAAATCTAACGCGGTCATCCGTGTCGCCGAACTGCTCGGCTGGCCCTACCGCGCCGCGGCGGTGGGCCGCGCCGTTCCCGAATCGGTTCGAGACACGCTGTACGACGTCATCGCCGCCAACCGGTACGACGTGTTCGGCCGGAAGGACCAGTGTATGCTGCCCGACGACGACGTCAGTGACCGATTTCTCGACTAG
- a CDS encoding YqjF family protein, with product MVLPLEMGWRHLLFENWPVDPALMDSHLPEPLTPDTHDGSAWLSVVPFTNVDVRPKGLPRWASVPLPELNVRTYVTRDGVPSVYFFSLDAQGISSVVGARLFHHLPYYYARISLSWTDGRVQFSSRRKHPGARPAHYEATYWPTGEPFSAPEDPLGEFLVERYRFYTEAPDGTLRYTDVSHDPWTLYPATAEVETDTLCSADGFDRPDSDPVYFYSPGLDVVAEPSRLAPSEGEP from the coding sequence ATGGTCCTCCCGCTGGAGATGGGGTGGCGCCATCTCCTCTTCGAGAACTGGCCCGTCGACCCGGCACTCATGGACTCGCACCTGCCCGAGCCGTTGACCCCGGACACACACGACGGGTCGGCGTGGCTGTCGGTGGTCCCCTTCACGAACGTCGATGTCCGGCCGAAGGGGCTCCCCCGGTGGGCCAGCGTGCCGTTACCCGAACTCAACGTTCGCACCTACGTCACGCGCGATGGTGTCCCGAGCGTCTACTTTTTCAGCCTCGACGCACAGGGCATCAGCAGCGTCGTCGGCGCGCGGCTCTTTCACCACCTGCCGTACTACTACGCGCGCATCTCGCTTTCGTGGACGGACGGTCGCGTCCAATTCAGCAGCCGGCGCAAACACCCGGGCGCGCGACCAGCCCACTACGAGGCGACCTACTGGCCGACCGGCGAGCCCTTCAGCGCCCCCGAGGACCCGCTGGGCGAGTTCCTCGTCGAGCGCTACCGGTTCTACACCGAGGCGCCGGACGGCACCCTCCGGTACACCGACGTCTCCCACGACCCGTGGACGCTGTATCCCGCAACCGCGGAGGTCGAGACCGACACGCTCTGCTCGGCGGACGGGTTCGACCGGCCCGACAGCGACCCGGTCTACTTCTACAGCCCGGGACTCGACGTGGTCGCCGAACCCAGCAGACTCGCTCCGTCGGAGGGCGAGCCGTGA